One part of the uncultured Bacteroides sp. genome encodes these proteins:
- a CDS encoding gamma carbonic anhydrase family protein — MALIKSVRGFTPEFGENCFLADNATIIGDVKMGNECSIWFGTILRGDVNSIRIGNRVNIQDGSVLHTLYEKSTIEIGNNVSVGHNVTIHGATIKDYALVGMGSTILDHAVIGEGAIVAAGSLVLSNTIIEPGSIWGGVPAKFIKKVDPEQAKELNEKIAHNYLMYSDWYK; from the coding sequence ATGGCATTAATAAAATCAGTGCGCGGATTTACGCCGGAGTTTGGTGAGAATTGTTTCTTAGCAGACAATGCAACTATTATTGGTGATGTTAAAATGGGAAATGAATGCAGTATCTGGTTTGGTACAATATTGCGTGGCGATGTAAACTCTATACGTATTGGAAATAGAGTAAACATCCAAGATGGATCTGTATTGCATACCTTATACGAAAAGTCTACTATTGAAATTGGCAATAATGTTTCAGTGGGGCATAATGTTACTATTCATGGCGCAACAATAAAAGACTATGCATTGGTTGGGATGGGTTCAACTATTCTTGATCATGCTGTTATAGGTGAAGGAGCTATTGTTGCTGCCGGATCTTTGGTGTTAAGTAACACAATAATTGAACCTGGTAGTATTTGGGGAGGTGTTCCTGCTAAGTTTATTAAAAAGGTAGATCCCGAACAGGCGAAGGAGCTGAATGAAAAAATTGCTCATAACTATCTTATGTATTCTGATTGGTATAAGTAG
- a CDS encoding glycosyltransferase N-terminal domain-containing protein: protein MFYNFGIYIYSLLIHLLAPFSRKPRKMMKGHWIVYELLRQQKEDGAKYIWFHAASLGEFEQGRPLIEKIRERYPEYNILLTFFSPSGYEVRKNYRGADIVCYLPLDKPRNVNKFLDIIQPCMAFFIKYEFWKNYLDELHKRNIPVYSISSIFRKEQIFFKWYGGTYRKVLANFDQLFVQNETSKRFLSKIGINKVTVVGDTRFDRVLEIRQEAKDLPLVEAFKGNSMTIVAGSSWQPDEDLFIEYFNTHPYIKLIIAPHVIDENHLVEIISKLKRPYVRYSKANEQNVRNADCLIIDGFGLLSSIYRYGEIAYIGGGFGVGIHNILEAAVYGIPVIFGPKYQKFMEAKQLLEENGAFSIKNYEDLSQLLDKMISDAEYLKEVGANADNYVRKNLGASEKILDQIKF from the coding sequence ATGTTTTATAATTTTGGAATTTATATATACTCGCTATTAATTCATCTACTTGCACCTTTCAGCAGAAAGCCACGCAAGATGATGAAAGGGCATTGGATAGTATACGAACTTCTACGTCAGCAAAAAGAAGATGGTGCAAAATATATTTGGTTTCATGCAGCATCTTTAGGTGAGTTTGAACAAGGACGTCCGCTCATTGAGAAAATCAGAGAAAGATATCCTGAATATAATATATTACTTACTTTCTTTTCCCCATCAGGATATGAAGTTCGTAAAAATTACAGAGGAGCAGACATTGTATGCTACCTTCCGCTTGATAAGCCTCGTAATGTAAATAAGTTCTTAGACATTATACAGCCTTGCATGGCTTTCTTCATTAAATATGAATTCTGGAAAAACTATCTGGATGAGCTACACAAAAGGAATATTCCTGTTTACAGTATTTCATCTATTTTCCGAAAAGAGCAGATATTTTTTAAGTGGTATGGAGGAACATACAGGAAGGTTTTAGCTAATTTTGATCAGTTGTTTGTTCAAAATGAAACATCAAAACGCTTCCTCTCCAAGATTGGTATTAATAAGGTTACCGTAGTTGGCGACACTCGCTTCGACCGTGTTCTTGAAATTCGTCAGGAAGCAAAGGATCTGCCTTTAGTAGAAGCATTCAAAGGCAATTCAATGACAATTGTAGCTGGAAGTTCATGGCAACCGGATGAAGATCTCTTTATTGAGTATTTCAATACACATCCTTATATCAAACTAATTATTGCGCCTCATGTCATTGATGAAAATCATTTAGTAGAGATTATCAGTAAGTTAAAACGTCCATATGTTCGTTATTCCAAAGCAAATGAACAAAATGTGAGAAATGCAGACTGTCTAATTATTGATGGATTTGGATTATTGTCTTCCATTTACAGGTACGGAGAAATAGCTTATATTGGCGGAGGATTCGGAGTCGGTATTCACAATATACTTGAAGCTGCCGTATATGGTATTCCTGTTATTTTCGGTCCTAAGTACCAAAAATTCATGGAAGCAAAACAACTTTTAGAAGAAAACGGAGCTTTCTCAATAAAGAATTATGAAGACCTAAGTCAATTACTGGACAAAATGATTTCAGATGCAGAATATCTAAAGGAAGTAGGGGCAAATGCAGACAACTATGTGAGGAAAAACTTAGGGGCCAGCGAAAAAATCCTGGACCAGATTAAGTTCTAG